In Achromobacter xylosoxidans A8, a single window of DNA contains:
- a CDS encoding M81 family metallopeptidase, giving the protein MRWLLAMIKHETNTFSPVPTPLERFFRGNPEVLAGERAIKAYENTDSGLGGYIEVARREGAEMVVPVAAESWPSGPASADTHERLCKLVLDEVQRGGYDAILLDLHGAMVAEGVEDAEGDLLRRLREIDPHTPVAVTLDMHANIYDDIVKHATVISGFHTYPHVDIRAAGLRAANVIARTLKGEIKPVMSWANKPMLPHIMCQGTHAAPNKPLQERCKELEAGGVLAASVFVGFPHADIREAGLSAVVCTDGNLADAQRYRDELLDQAWNGRADWVFHPEPLAPTIARAKTIEQGPVVLLDHYDNTGSGGTMDTTAVLAEVLRQELENVVFYAICDPQAAQQAATAGVGQTITIKLGGKMAMPAIKEPSEPLEITGRVKLVFDGVYLNRGPMYRGVRNDTGLTVVIDTGRVEIVVVSRHQEPFDINCLLSAGIDPLQKRYVVLKSRVHWRAGFSDMATQVIECTGVGVTTSDYGQLDFQHVRRPIYPLDQM; this is encoded by the coding sequence ATGCGTTGGCTTTTGGCAATGATCAAGCACGAGACGAATACGTTTTCGCCCGTGCCTACCCCGCTTGAACGCTTTTTCCGCGGCAATCCCGAAGTCCTGGCCGGCGAACGCGCCATCAAGGCCTACGAAAATACCGACAGCGGCCTGGGCGGCTATATCGAAGTGGCGCGCCGCGAGGGCGCCGAGATGGTCGTGCCGGTGGCGGCCGAGTCCTGGCCCAGCGGCCCCGCCAGCGCCGACACCCACGAGCGGCTGTGCAAGCTGGTCCTGGACGAGGTCCAGCGCGGCGGCTATGACGCCATCCTGCTGGACCTGCACGGCGCCATGGTCGCCGAAGGCGTGGAGGACGCCGAGGGCGACCTGCTGCGCCGCCTGCGCGAGATCGATCCGCACACGCCGGTGGCGGTGACGCTGGACATGCACGCCAACATCTACGATGACATCGTCAAGCACGCCACCGTCATCAGCGGCTTCCATACCTACCCGCACGTGGACATCCGCGCGGCGGGCCTGCGCGCCGCGAACGTGATCGCGCGCACGCTGAAGGGCGAGATCAAGCCCGTCATGTCCTGGGCCAACAAGCCCATGCTGCCGCACATCATGTGCCAGGGCACCCACGCCGCGCCCAACAAGCCGCTGCAGGAACGCTGCAAGGAGCTGGAAGCCGGCGGCGTGCTGGCCGCCTCGGTCTTCGTCGGTTTCCCGCACGCCGACATCCGTGAAGCCGGCCTGAGCGCCGTGGTCTGTACCGACGGCAACCTGGCCGACGCGCAGCGCTACCGCGACGAACTGCTGGACCAGGCCTGGAACGGCCGCGCCGACTGGGTGTTCCACCCCGAACCGCTGGCGCCCACCATCGCGCGGGCCAAGACCATCGAACAAGGCCCCGTCGTATTGCTGGACCACTACGACAACACTGGCTCCGGCGGCACCATGGACACCACCGCCGTGCTGGCCGAAGTGCTGCGCCAGGAACTGGAGAACGTGGTCTTCTACGCCATCTGCGACCCGCAGGCGGCGCAGCAGGCGGCAACGGCCGGCGTAGGCCAGACCATCACGATCAAGCTCGGCGGCAAGATGGCCATGCCCGCCATCAAGGAACCCAGCGAACCGCTGGAAATCACCGGCCGCGTCAAGCTGGTGTTCGACGGCGTCTACCTGAACCGCGGCCCCATGTACCGCGGCGTACGCAACGACACCGGCCTGACCGTCGTGATCGATACCGGCCGCGTGGAGATCGTGGTCGTGTCGCGCCACCAGGAGCCCTTCGACATCAATTGCCTGCTGTCGGCCGGCATCGATCCGCTACAAAAGCGCTACGTCGTGCTCAAGAGCCGGGTGCACTGGCGCGCGGGCTTCTCCGACATGGCCACGCAAGTGATTGAATGCACTGGCGTGGGCGTTACCACCTCGGATTACGGCCAGCTCGATTTCCAGCACGTGCGCCGCCCGATCTATCCCCTGGATCAGATGTAG